One Mycobacteroides salmoniphilum DNA segment encodes these proteins:
- a CDS encoding ABC transporter permease — MTASVKEPVGDRLRRLPGVGLLRSTHGLQRVTLVAGLVLVLGFILVAILAPVLAPYGFAQTSGDSVDFVRQQAPSWQHWFGTSVRGEDVLSRVLFGARTALLVIVASLVVSLPVGVALGLTSGYLGGWLDRALVLVTDALYAMPSLLLAIVVSIAVTGGQSSTGGGILAAAIAIMAVFVPQYFRVVRNATVGIKQEPFVDAARVTGASTPRILFRHILSNVTSSLPVIITLNGAEAILTLAGLGFLGFGIEPTQAAEWGYDLNKALSDVANGIWWTGVFPGTAIVLVVLGMTLVGESLNEVINPLLRTRRGDA, encoded by the coding sequence ATGACGGCATCGGTTAAGGAACCGGTCGGGGACCGGCTGCGCAGGCTGCCGGGTGTGGGTCTGTTGCGTTCCACGCATGGCCTGCAGCGGGTCACGCTGGTGGCCGGTCTGGTTCTGGTCTTGGGATTTATTCTCGTCGCGATACTGGCGCCCGTGTTGGCGCCGTACGGATTCGCGCAGACCAGTGGCGACAGCGTTGATTTCGTGCGACAGCAGGCCCCGTCCTGGCAGCACTGGTTCGGTACCTCGGTGCGGGGTGAAGACGTGCTCTCGCGCGTACTGTTCGGTGCCCGCACCGCGCTGCTGGTCATCGTGGCCTCGCTGGTGGTCTCCCTGCCGGTGGGTGTGGCGCTGGGCCTGACCTCCGGATACCTGGGCGGCTGGCTGGACCGTGCGCTGGTGCTCGTGACGGACGCGCTGTACGCCATGCCCTCGCTCCTGCTGGCCATCGTGGTGTCGATCGCGGTCACCGGAGGGCAATCCAGCACCGGCGGAGGCATTCTCGCTGCGGCCATCGCCATCATGGCGGTGTTCGTGCCGCAATACTTTCGGGTGGTACGCAATGCCACCGTCGGCATCAAACAGGAGCCGTTCGTGGACGCCGCACGGGTCACCGGGGCCAGCACCCCACGAATCCTGTTCCGGCACATCCTGTCCAATGTCACCTCGTCGCTGCCGGTGATCATCACCCTCAACGGTGCCGAGGCCATTCTCACGCTGGCCGGCCTGGGATTCCTCGGCTTCGGCATCGAACCCACCCAGGCCGCCGAATGGGGGTATGACCTCAACAAGGCGCTTTCGGACGTGGCGAACGGCATCTGGTGGACGGGGGTCTTTCCCGGTACCGCCATCGTGTTGGTGGTGCTCGGGATGACCCTGGTGGGCGAGAGCCTCAACGAGGTCATCAATCCTCTGCTGCGGACGAGGCGGGGGGACGCATGA
- a CDS encoding ABC transporter permease produces MSSTLLRYLGVRLALIIPTAWILMTLVFVLMRGIGDPITAQAGGRLTPAEIAKRKAEAGFDRPIWTQYWEYLTGVLRGDFGRTLTDKRSITDIIVVNGAATLELAVGAILLALLVGIPLGRLAATRRDKITDVALRLAAVFFYAAPVFFVAILLKLFFSVKLGWLPASGRSTVGTEIALDAMPHRTHLLLVDTVLYGNSGYFVDALKHLVLPVLALGLLTAGVFLRLVRVNLLQTLRAGYVDAARARGLSERVVVGRHAFRNSLVPVVTVMGMQIAMLLAGAVLTETAFEWNGLGSQLAHYLSARDFVAVQGIVTVIAIIVAVMSFVIDVVVAFIDPRVRF; encoded by the coding sequence CTGGATCCTGATGACGCTGGTATTCGTGCTCATGCGCGGCATCGGCGACCCGATCACCGCGCAGGCCGGCGGGCGGCTCACACCCGCCGAGATCGCCAAACGCAAGGCCGAGGCGGGGTTTGACCGACCGATCTGGACTCAATACTGGGAGTACCTCACCGGCGTGCTGCGCGGAGACTTCGGGCGCACGTTGACCGACAAGCGCTCGATCACCGACATCATCGTGGTCAACGGCGCGGCCACCCTGGAGCTTGCCGTTGGTGCCATCCTGCTGGCACTGCTGGTGGGGATTCCCCTGGGGCGCCTGGCAGCAACTCGCCGCGACAAGATCACCGACGTGGCGTTGCGGCTGGCGGCGGTGTTCTTCTACGCAGCCCCGGTGTTCTTCGTCGCGATCCTGCTCAAGCTCTTCTTCTCGGTGAAACTGGGGTGGTTGCCGGCCTCGGGGCGCAGCACCGTGGGGACTGAGATCGCGCTGGACGCCATGCCGCACCGCACGCACCTCTTGCTGGTGGACACCGTGTTGTACGGCAACAGTGGATATTTCGTGGATGCACTCAAACATTTGGTGCTACCGGTGCTGGCGCTCGGATTGTTGACCGCCGGGGTGTTCCTGCGGTTGGTGCGCGTCAACCTCTTGCAGACGCTGCGTGCGGGGTATGTGGACGCCGCCCGCGCCCGCGGGCTTTCGGAGCGAGTGGTCGTGGGACGGCACGCCTTCCGGAACTCGTTGGTGCCGGTGGTCACGGTGATGGGTATGCAGATCGCCATGCTGCTGGCCGGCGCCGTGCTCACCGAGACGGCCTTTGAGTGGAATGGGTTGGGTTCACAGCTGGCGCATTATCTTTCGGCGCGTGACTTCGTCGCGGTGCAGGGCATTGTCACCGTGATCGCGATCATTGTCGCGGTGATGAGCTTCGTCATCGACGTGGTGGTCGCTTTTATCGACCCGAGGGTGAGGTTCTGA
- a CDS encoding Rieske 2Fe-2S domain-containing protein, with the protein MPKPPLSMKPTGWFQVAWSAEIAVGTVHRMTYFGREMVAWRAQSGELAVMDAYCEHLGAHLGHGGHVEGDRIVCPFHGWEWNRDGKNVCIPYEKRPNPLRRIQSYPVVERNEAVYIWHDIDGREPYFDVPDVFTGFADGSSAQDYYPGYPYSTLYRERLQLHPQYVLENGVDFAHFKYVHKTPFIPKFTRQEFEEPISYVDFTIAFDEIPGISAEGMKSGVQAINGGLGVAVTKSWGMIDNRTVSAVTPVDDQTCDVRFTVFIGRPPGAGPGGPEEPSQTAKAFAQAIIDQFLADIHIWSHQRYSDPPALVRAEYEGFIALRKWATQFYPEEVRA; encoded by the coding sequence ATGCCGAAGCCGCCGTTGTCGATGAAGCCCACGGGGTGGTTCCAGGTCGCCTGGTCCGCGGAGATCGCAGTGGGCACGGTGCACCGGATGACCTATTTCGGGCGTGAGATGGTGGCCTGGCGCGCGCAGTCGGGTGAACTCGCCGTCATGGATGCCTACTGCGAGCATCTCGGTGCGCACCTCGGGCACGGCGGCCACGTTGAGGGCGATCGCATTGTCTGTCCCTTTCATGGCTGGGAATGGAACCGCGACGGCAAAAACGTGTGCATCCCCTACGAGAAGCGGCCAAATCCATTGCGGCGTATTCAAAGTTATCCGGTAGTGGAACGCAATGAGGCGGTGTACATCTGGCATGACATCGACGGCCGCGAGCCATACTTCGACGTCCCGGACGTCTTTACCGGATTCGCCGACGGCAGCAGCGCCCAGGACTACTACCCGGGATATCCGTACAGCACCCTGTATCGGGAACGGTTGCAACTGCATCCGCAGTACGTGCTCGAAAATGGGGTCGATTTCGCGCATTTCAAGTATGTGCACAAGACCCCGTTCATCCCGAAGTTCACCCGGCAGGAGTTCGAGGAGCCCATCTCCTATGTCGACTTCACCATTGCCTTCGACGAGATACCGGGCATCTCGGCCGAGGGCATGAAGAGCGGAGTGCAGGCCATCAATGGCGGCTTGGGGGTCGCCGTCACCAAGAGCTGGGGGATGATCGACAACCGCACCGTGTCCGCGGTGACTCCGGTCGATGACCAGACCTGCGATGTCAGATTCACCGTCTTCATCGGAAGACCTCCGGGGGCCGGCCCGGGCGGGCCCGAGGAGCCATCCCAGACTGCAAAGGCCTTCGCGCAGGCCATCATCGACCAGTTCCTCGCCGACATCCACATCTGGTCGCATCAGCGGTACTCGGACCCGCCCGCGCTGGTGCGGGCCGAATACGAAGGCTTCATCGCCCTACGAAAATGGGCGACCCAGTTCTATCCGGAGGAAGTCCGAGCATGA
- a CDS encoding dihydrodipicolinate reductase produces MSGIRVFQVATGNVGTEMIKRIAQHPDLELAGLHCYSREKIGRDAGELVGLEPNGVIATGTVEEIIAAKPDVLTFHGVFPDEDLYVKVLEAGIDIVTTADWITGHHRDQNHPHPSGRSTTEVLQEACERGGSTFYGTGMNPGLTQILGVIHSCDVAEIENVTVIESVDVSCHHSVDSWDMVGYGRPIADPEIPALLEKGTRVFADGVYLMADCFGLELDDVTFSYELGACTEDVDLGWYRLPKGSLGANYLKYQGIVDGVPKVEVHVEWQMTPKTEPHWNVKGCYITKIQGDPCVYSKHMVIPKPGTDFSDPAAFASVGMTVTGLPALNAIRSVIDAPPGILTSADLPLRGFAGRFK; encoded by the coding sequence ATGAGCGGAATTAGGGTTTTTCAGGTGGCGACCGGAAATGTCGGCACCGAGATGATCAAGCGCATCGCCCAGCATCCCGATCTGGAGCTGGCCGGATTGCATTGCTACTCACGAGAGAAGATCGGTCGGGACGCCGGCGAGCTCGTGGGGCTGGAACCCAACGGAGTCATCGCCACCGGCACCGTCGAAGAGATCATCGCCGCCAAACCCGATGTGCTGACCTTCCACGGTGTGTTCCCCGACGAGGATCTCTATGTGAAGGTGCTCGAGGCGGGCATCGACATCGTGACCACCGCCGACTGGATCACGGGGCACCATCGCGACCAGAATCACCCTCATCCCTCGGGTCGATCCACCACCGAGGTCTTGCAGGAGGCGTGTGAGCGGGGTGGATCCACCTTCTACGGCACCGGGATGAATCCGGGTCTGACGCAGATCCTGGGCGTCATCCACTCCTGCGACGTCGCCGAGATCGAGAACGTGACCGTCATCGAATCGGTGGACGTGTCCTGCCATCATTCGGTGGACTCCTGGGACATGGTCGGATACGGGCGCCCCATAGCGGACCCGGAGATCCCGGCCCTCCTGGAGAAGGGCACCCGTGTCTTCGCCGATGGGGTGTATCTGATGGCCGACTGTTTCGGTCTCGAACTCGACGACGTCACGTTCTCCTATGAGCTGGGGGCCTGCACCGAGGACGTCGACCTCGGTTGGTACCGGCTGCCCAAGGGCTCCCTGGGTGCCAACTATCTGAAGTACCAAGGGATCGTCGACGGGGTACCCAAGGTGGAGGTGCATGTCGAATGGCAGATGACCCCGAAGACTGAGCCGCACTGGAACGTCAAGGGCTGCTACATCACGAAGATCCAGGGCGATCCCTGCGTGTACAGCAAGCACATGGTCATTCCCAAGCCCGGCACCGACTTCTCCGACCCCGCCGCCTTCGCGTCCGTCGGGATGACCGTCACGGGTCTGCCCGCGCTCAACGCCATCCGGAGCGTCATCGATGCCCCGCCGGGCATCCTCACCTCGGCCGACCTGCCACTGCGCGGATTCGCGGGCCGGTTCAAGTAG
- a CDS encoding ABC transporter ATP-binding protein — translation MSEKEALAALSFQSLSVTFSTDSGPVAAVEDVSFDVKPGEVLAVVGESGSGKSVSSRTAIRLLPDTARITGSVLLDGRDVTTLSGRELTAMRGKDIAMVFQEPGAALDPLFTIGYQVSEAVRAHSDMGRAQARARVIELLTLVQLPDPERRYDCYPHQLSGGQKQRVVIAIAIACDPTVIIADEPTTALDVTVQAEILELLRDLRDRIGSAIVLITHNMGVVADIADRVVVMKQGKVVEIAPVEQLFAEPAEPYTRALLAAVPHLGQGDPEHAPARSPESAEPVLEVTNLVVEFPGLLGRSSFRAVDDVSFSIGRGKTLGLVGESGSGKSTIGRCVAALQQPASGSVRMLGQELVGMSQRKLRPLRAKFGFVFQDPATSLNPKMRVGDCIAEPMRVHRYGDQRKILGRVAELIDAVQLPAGTENRYPHELSGGQRQRANLARALALGPDLLVADEPTSALDVSVQAAVLDLFEELQRQWQFACLFISHDLAVVDRLADEVAVLRHGVLEELGPRGQILHNPSTEYTRALVAAVPVPDPVEQRERQRNRQHSL, via the coding sequence ATGAGCGAGAAGGAAGCATTGGCTGCGCTGTCGTTCCAGTCGCTGTCGGTGACATTCAGCACCGACAGCGGTCCGGTGGCCGCTGTCGAAGATGTGTCGTTTGACGTCAAACCGGGAGAGGTGCTGGCTGTCGTCGGCGAGTCGGGTTCAGGCAAGTCGGTGTCCTCGCGCACCGCCATCCGGCTGCTCCCGGACACCGCGCGCATCACCGGTTCGGTTCTGCTCGACGGCCGCGACGTCACCACCCTGTCGGGCCGGGAGCTGACGGCCATGCGCGGCAAGGACATCGCGATGGTGTTCCAGGAGCCCGGGGCGGCACTGGATCCACTGTTCACCATCGGATACCAGGTGAGTGAGGCCGTTCGCGCACATTCGGATATGGGCCGCGCTCAGGCCCGCGCGCGCGTCATAGAACTACTCACACTCGTGCAGCTGCCCGATCCTGAGCGCCGCTACGACTGCTATCCCCATCAGCTCTCGGGTGGCCAGAAACAACGTGTGGTCATCGCGATCGCCATCGCGTGCGACCCCACGGTCATCATCGCCGACGAGCCGACCACCGCCCTGGACGTGACGGTGCAGGCCGAGATCCTGGAGCTGCTGCGGGATCTACGCGACAGGATCGGCAGCGCCATCGTGCTCATCACCCACAACATGGGGGTGGTGGCCGATATCGCAGACCGAGTGGTTGTCATGAAGCAGGGCAAGGTTGTCGAAATAGCCCCGGTGGAACAGCTATTCGCTGAGCCTGCCGAGCCGTACACCCGCGCATTGCTGGCGGCGGTCCCGCACTTGGGCCAGGGAGATCCCGAGCATGCGCCCGCGCGGAGTCCGGAATCGGCCGAGCCCGTGCTCGAGGTGACCAACCTTGTCGTGGAATTCCCTGGCCTACTGGGCCGCTCGTCCTTCCGCGCGGTGGACGATGTGAGCTTCAGTATCGGACGGGGGAAGACCCTGGGGCTGGTGGGGGAGTCGGGATCCGGGAAGTCGACCATCGGCCGATGCGTGGCCGCGCTGCAGCAGCCCGCCTCGGGGTCGGTACGGATGCTCGGGCAGGAGCTTGTCGGCATGAGCCAGCGCAAGCTGCGCCCGTTGCGCGCCAAGTTCGGTTTCGTGTTTCAGGACCCGGCGACCTCGCTCAATCCGAAAATGCGCGTGGGCGACTGCATCGCCGAACCCATGCGGGTGCATCGATACGGCGATCAGCGCAAGATTCTGGGTCGCGTTGCCGAGCTGATCGATGCCGTGCAACTTCCGGCCGGCACCGAAAACCGCTATCCACATGAGCTTTCGGGAGGCCAACGGCAGCGCGCCAACCTGGCCCGAGCGCTCGCGTTGGGGCCTGACCTACTGGTCGCGGACGAGCCCACCAGCGCTCTTGACGTGTCTGTGCAGGCGGCGGTGCTGGACCTGTTCGAGGAACTGCAGCGTCAGTGGCAGTTCGCCTGCCTCTTCATCAGTCATGATCTCGCGGTGGTGGACCGGCTGGCCGACGAGGTCGCGGTGCTACGTCATGGAGTTCTGGAGGAGCTGGGGCCGCGCGGACAGATTTTGCACAATCCGTCGACCGAGTACACCCGAGCGTTGGTGGCTGCCGTGCCCGTGCCGGATCCCGTAGAACAACGGGAGCGGCAGCGCAATCGCCAGCACAGCCTTTAG
- a CDS encoding amidase has product MTGTHVVSAFTEDALGDLDATGVAERIASGEVTAGECAEAAIVRLERVNPALNAVEFKDFPRARERAEAAEGASETFIAFRGVPTATKCNIHVAGMPLTEGSAAIAPTLQTVDGPFTQQFLSTGVVPIASTTMPEYGWSASTERSGGSVTRNPWHTDFSAGGSSGGSAALVAAGVVPIAHGNDGGGSIRIPAAVCGLVGLKPSRGRLLGDPSSSSAPVKIVADGVLVRSVRDCARFFEAAELHYRNPKLTPIGRVDRPVQRRLRIGLCMDSPFTPATDTATRQTVNSAAEMLESLGHSVEPYTPAVLPSFKTDFEDYWSFLAFAVAKGGSRLFDGFDASRLDPLTLGLSRRFVRRSYRTPLFLARLAASARVYERGFDTGIDAVLTPVLTHTTPRIGYLTPDQDPEVLLDKLSSYVGFTPMHNASGAPAISLPLGQDPDGLPIGVMFSGRRGSERTLLELALEVEEARPFSILG; this is encoded by the coding sequence ATGACGGGCACGCACGTCGTTTCGGCATTCACCGAGGACGCTCTTGGCGACCTGGATGCCACCGGGGTCGCCGAGCGTATCGCCTCCGGCGAGGTCACCGCGGGCGAATGCGCCGAGGCCGCCATCGTCCGTCTGGAGCGGGTCAATCCGGCGCTCAATGCGGTGGAGTTCAAGGACTTTCCGCGGGCTCGAGAGCGGGCAGAAGCCGCGGAGGGCGCCTCCGAGACGTTCATTGCCTTTCGGGGCGTACCCACCGCCACAAAATGCAATATCCACGTGGCGGGCATGCCACTGACAGAAGGCTCGGCGGCGATCGCACCGACACTGCAGACTGTGGATGGGCCGTTCACGCAGCAGTTCCTCAGCACCGGGGTCGTGCCCATCGCGTCGACGACCATGCCGGAATACGGCTGGTCGGCCAGCACGGAACGTTCGGGAGGCTCGGTCACCCGTAATCCATGGCACACGGACTTCTCGGCCGGTGGCTCCTCAGGTGGCTCGGCGGCCCTGGTGGCCGCCGGCGTGGTGCCCATCGCACACGGTAACGACGGCGGCGGCTCCATCCGGATTCCGGCTGCGGTCTGCGGACTGGTTGGCCTCAAGCCAAGTCGCGGAAGACTTTTGGGTGATCCGTCAAGCAGCTCGGCGCCCGTGAAGATCGTCGCCGACGGGGTGCTGGTACGCAGCGTCCGGGACTGCGCGAGGTTCTTCGAAGCGGCCGAATTGCATTACCGCAATCCGAAGCTGACCCCGATCGGCCGCGTGGACCGCCCGGTGCAGCGCCGGCTGCGCATCGGTCTGTGCATGGATTCCCCCTTCACTCCGGCCACGGATACCGCGACCCGGCAGACGGTGAACTCCGCCGCGGAAATGCTTGAGTCCCTTGGCCACAGCGTCGAGCCGTACACACCTGCGGTGCTGCCCTCGTTCAAAACCGACTTCGAGGACTACTGGTCCTTCTTGGCGTTCGCCGTCGCCAAGGGCGGTTCCAGGCTGTTCGACGGATTCGACGCCTCCCGGCTAGACCCGCTGACGCTCGGACTCAGCCGCAGGTTTGTCCGGCGGTCCTATCGCACGCCGCTGTTCCTGGCCCGGCTGGCCGCATCCGCCCGGGTGTACGAACGCGGATTCGACACCGGTATCGACGCCGTGCTCACGCCGGTGCTCACGCACACCACCCCGCGAATCGGGTACCTCACCCCAGACCAGGATCCCGAGGTACTGCTGGACAAGCTCAGCTCATACGTGGGATTCACCCCGATGCACAACGCGTCCGGCGCTCCGGCGATATCGCTTCCGCTCGGGCAAGATCCGGACGGTCTGCCCATCGGGGTGATGTTCAGCGGTCGCCGCGGCAGCGAGCGGACGTTGCTTGAGCTGGCGCTGGAAGTCGAGGAAGCGCGGCCCTTCTCGATTCTGGGCTAG
- a CDS encoding esterase/lipase family protein, translating into MPTASHQASGIFRNPRSQHPRTDRLRVLLAASLVASLVVTDGAPAAPHTTTVNPSSAPMTVTVESGFISLTSSSTSLGAEHGVSDSSPTLTITRRATVSLNPGVNGQGLDAVITSESVTSASEADKPTTGSIPIVLVHGTAENEKYWDAMKTSLHDAGMKAFTFEYGQTGFQGLVGSIGRKVGLRGFGDVEVSTQQLANEVATVLDRTGAGKVDLVGHSQGGLLIKNFVAQDTSDSVANVVQLAPSTHGTTFNGLADFVGPVGNSVDINGWKPVKDAIYGAAGTLAWPSLSQQTVGSRFLEKLNKLPDTKPGVDYLVVSTKDDVVATPYKSQFITAAPGSTAVNIEAHALPGVPRDGVVDHGLNTGDVISAVTNYLKSTQSAQRSTDQVKANPGTTLTRDGDTTTVSEGGKVIATVDNRSDAQQNTAKQSRESTGKAATSTTPSGATLEVAGRDVTLKRNGQSVSVSETHGVTVTNSPAEQSSSTKSSPQPDHPAKAGRDTTDKSSPAGGDTKAGQSPGKPDADKKPSAHKTVGITPKIGIGGNGIAGHDGTTAGGRPADHPGGPTTDSESTKTAAEKNGTAPASAGAGARTPNGSPERPGSSSSVGGQHSSAPKDGASTSGSTGSRSVSGASDSKPGHSDASSSSGASDHKKSTTGPSHEHSAGDS; encoded by the coding sequence ATGCCGACGGCATCGCATCAAGCGAGCGGTATCTTCCGGAATCCCCGTTCACAGCACCCACGCACAGACAGGCTGCGCGTCCTGCTGGCCGCGTCCCTCGTCGCATCGTTGGTTGTCACGGACGGGGCGCCCGCTGCCCCGCACACGACTACGGTCAATCCGTCGTCCGCGCCGATGACAGTGACGGTGGAGTCGGGGTTCATTTCTCTGACCTCCAGCTCGACATCACTCGGAGCGGAGCATGGCGTCTCCGATTCGTCACCTACCTTGACGATCACCAGACGGGCCACCGTGTCGCTGAACCCGGGCGTGAATGGCCAGGGCCTCGATGCGGTGATCACGTCCGAATCCGTGACTTCCGCGTCCGAGGCCGACAAGCCCACGACCGGAAGCATCCCGATCGTGCTGGTACACGGGACCGCCGAGAATGAGAAGTACTGGGATGCAATGAAGACGAGCCTGCACGATGCCGGGATGAAGGCATTCACCTTCGAGTACGGCCAGACTGGATTTCAGGGACTCGTCGGGTCGATCGGACGGAAGGTCGGACTGCGTGGCTTCGGTGATGTCGAGGTGTCCACCCAGCAGCTCGCCAACGAAGTCGCGACGGTCTTGGACCGAACCGGGGCGGGCAAGGTCGACCTCGTGGGCCATTCCCAAGGCGGCCTCCTGATCAAGAACTTCGTGGCGCAGGACACATCTGACAGCGTGGCCAATGTCGTTCAGCTTGCCCCGTCGACCCACGGCACCACCTTCAATGGCCTGGCGGACTTCGTCGGCCCGGTGGGCAACTCCGTCGACATCAACGGCTGGAAGCCCGTCAAGGACGCGATCTACGGGGCCGCTGGCACGCTGGCCTGGCCATCCCTGTCGCAACAAACCGTGGGCAGCCGCTTCCTCGAGAAGCTCAACAAACTGCCGGACACCAAACCCGGCGTCGACTATCTGGTAGTGAGCACCAAGGACGATGTGGTAGCCACGCCATATAAATCTCAATTCATCACCGCGGCACCGGGTTCCACTGCGGTCAATATCGAAGCGCATGCACTGCCCGGCGTGCCGCGTGACGGGGTGGTAGACCACGGCCTGAACACCGGAGACGTCATCTCGGCGGTGACCAATTACCTCAAGTCCACCCAGTCTGCACAGCGCTCCACCGACCAGGTCAAGGCCAATCCCGGCACCACACTTACCAGGGACGGCGACACGACCACCGTGTCCGAGGGCGGCAAGGTCATCGCGACCGTCGACAACCGATCCGATGCACAACAGAACACCGCCAAGCAATCTCGCGAATCCACCGGCAAGGCCGCTACCAGTACCACACCGTCGGGAGCGACCCTTGAGGTGGCGGGGCGCGACGTCACACTGAAGCGCAATGGCCAATCGGTCTCCGTCAGCGAAACGCACGGTGTGACGGTTACCAATAGCCCGGCCGAACAGTCATCCAGCACCAAGAGTTCCCCGCAGCCTGATCACCCCGCCAAAGCCGGCCGGGACACCACCGACAAATCCTCCCCGGCGGGTGGTGACACGAAAGCCGGCCAGTCACCGGGTAAGCCGGATGCCGACAAGAAGCCCTCCGCACACAAGACCGTGGGTATCACGCCGAAAATCGGTATCGGCGGCAATGGGATAGCCGGCCATGACGGGACAACTGCGGGCGGCAGACCCGCCGACCATCCGGGCGGCCCGACAACCGATTCGGAGTCGACGAAGACGGCGGCAGAGAAGAACGGCACGGCGCCCGCCAGCGCCGGGGCCGGCGCCCGCACCCCCAACGGTTCCCCCGAACGCCCTGGCTCGTCGAGCAGCGTTGGTGGACAACACTCTTCCGCGCCCAAGGACGGTGCGAGCACCTCCGGCTCGACAGGCTCGCGATCGGTGTCCGGGGCAAGTGACAGCAAGCCCGGACATTCGGATGCCAGCTCAAGCTCGGGTGCCAGTGACCACAAGAAGTCCACCACCGGGCCGTCCCACGAGCACTCCGCAGGTGACTCCTAA
- the purM gene encoding phosphoribosylformylglycinamidine cyclo-ligase translates to MSERADKPSNSYAAAGVDIEAGDRAVELFKKSVAKTHRPEVLGGIGGFAGLFALKGGYREPVLAASTDGVGTKIAVAQAMDKRDTVGLDLVAMVVDDLVVCGAEPLFLQDYIAVGKVVPERVSELVAGIAEGCAIAGCALLGGETAEHPGLMAPEDFDLSATGVGIVEADRVLGPDRVRPGDVVIAMRSSGLHSNGYSLARHVLLEIDRMDLFGQVEEFGRTLGEELLEPTRIYAKDCLALAAETEVRTFCHVTGGGLAGNLARVIPDGLVAELDRSSWTPGPIFAMIAQRGRIERAEMEKTFNMGVGMVAVVAPEDVDRALAVLTARHIDCWTLGAIKKSGRDSGSENAVLVGQHPRF, encoded by the coding sequence ATGAGCGAGCGAGCCGACAAACCCAGTAATTCGTACGCCGCGGCCGGGGTGGATATCGAAGCCGGCGACCGGGCGGTCGAGCTGTTCAAGAAATCCGTCGCCAAGACGCATCGCCCCGAGGTGCTGGGCGGCATCGGCGGCTTCGCCGGGCTGTTCGCCCTCAAGGGCGGATACCGCGAGCCGGTGCTCGCGGCCTCCACCGATGGCGTGGGCACCAAGATCGCCGTCGCGCAGGCCATGGACAAACGCGACACCGTCGGCCTCGACCTGGTGGCCATGGTCGTCGACGACCTCGTCGTGTGCGGGGCCGAGCCGCTGTTCCTGCAGGACTACATCGCCGTCGGCAAGGTGGTGCCCGAGCGCGTCAGTGAGCTGGTCGCCGGCATCGCCGAGGGATGCGCCATTGCCGGCTGCGCGCTGCTCGGCGGCGAGACCGCCGAACATCCGGGCCTGATGGCTCCCGAGGACTTCGACCTGTCTGCCACCGGTGTCGGCATCGTGGAAGCAGACCGGGTGCTGGGACCGGACCGCGTGCGTCCGGGCGATGTCGTGATCGCGATGAGGTCCTCGGGGCTGCATTCCAACGGATACTCGCTGGCTCGGCATGTGCTGCTGGAAATCGACCGGATGGATCTGTTCGGACAGGTCGAGGAGTTTGGCCGCACTCTTGGCGAGGAGCTCCTGGAGCCCACCCGCATCTACGCCAAGGACTGCCTCGCGCTGGCTGCCGAGACCGAGGTGCGGACCTTCTGCCACGTCACCGGTGGAGGGCTCGCAGGCAACCTCGCCCGCGTGATCCCCGATGGATTGGTCGCCGAGCTGGACCGCAGTAGTTGGACCCCGGGCCCGATCTTCGCGATGATCGCCCAGCGCGGCCGCATCGAGCGTGCCGAGATGGAGAAGACCTTCAACATGGGCGTCGGCATGGTCGCCGTCGTCGCACCCGAAGACGTCGACAGGGCGCTCGCCGTCCTGACCGCACGGCACATCGACTGCTGGACCCTTGGCGCCATCAAGAAGTCAGGCAGGGATTCGGGCAGTGAGAATGCCGTGCTGGTGGGCCAGCACCCGAGATTCTAA
- a CDS encoding TetR family transcriptional regulator, which produces MLDAALRVLASGDPAAVSANRIAKECGATWGAVKYQFGDIDGLWAAVLQRTAERRGDQPWRSDPEGPLDRRVSAIVETLYRGLTSPDSRAIENLRRALPHESAELERLYPHTAAELASWKHRWARACQQAFDGLDVDPVRVREVAAFIPGAMRGLVSEKQLGTYSDLEEARRGLTNAIVAYLGGHA; this is translated from the coding sequence ATGCTCGACGCGGCGCTACGCGTGCTTGCCTCGGGCGATCCGGCCGCGGTGTCGGCGAACAGAATCGCCAAGGAATGCGGCGCCACCTGGGGAGCGGTCAAGTACCAGTTCGGTGATATCGACGGGCTGTGGGCCGCGGTACTGCAGCGCACCGCCGAGCGCCGCGGCGATCAGCCCTGGCGATCCGATCCAGAGGGCCCGTTGGATCGCCGGGTCAGCGCGATCGTGGAAACTCTCTACCGGGGTTTGACCTCACCGGACTCGCGGGCCATTGAGAACCTGCGCCGCGCACTGCCCCATGAATCCGCCGAGCTGGAACGGCTCTACCCCCACACCGCCGCCGAGCTGGCGTCATGGAAGCATCGTTGGGCGCGAGCGTGCCAGCAGGCGTTCGACGGCCTGGATGTGGATCCGGTCCGAGTGCGCGAGGTGGCGGCCTTCATTCCCGGTGCCATGCGCGGGCTTGTGTCGGAAAAGCAGCTGGGAACCTATTCGGATCTGGAAGAGGCCCGTCGAGGGCTGACCAACGCGATCGTCGCCTACCTAGGAGGTCACGCATGA